atagtgactgcatatggttgactaacctccaggtactagctggagatctcctgctattacaactgatctctagccgatcagttcacctggagaaaatggcctctttcgcagttggactctatggcactgaaatccctcccctcctccaaattccgccctcctcaagctccgccccaaaaacctcctgccggtggcgaagagggacctggcaaccctatacgcacggtgggttttgccttggatttgcctctctctaaatgcacattttcctcatccgaattctcaaaactctgcctcggggcttattgttgagttttgagaatttggattggggaaacgtgcatctgaagagtggcaaatccaaggcaaaacctcccaagcataaatggcctaagcccccatgcagcgttttgagaattcggatggggaaaatgtgcatctagagagcggcaaatccaaggcaaaacctcccggtcataaatggccataaagcgctaaatggaacctctgtgCTCGGAGACAGTCTACCGCTCAATGCTCCAGGGGTACGCAACAGGGAGTAACCATCAccttcatatagggttgccagcctccaggtggtggctggagatctcccactattacaactgatctccaggcgacaaagatcagttcacctggagaaaatgatcatttttgaaaggtggactctgggttgccaacctccaggtcgtatcAAAATGGACACTTCAGTGTACTTAGTAGTACACTCCTTGTTTTCAACACATTGTCAggctgaagaggaagacggccatttctgttcttatatcttcatcagttcctctccaAATACATATAGTCATTCTCAGTGTTTCATCTATGCCCTGCAGCATCTTAGTTGGTACAGTCTCCCATTAGGTAGATACTAGTTCTCCTGCCTAAACAGCCTAGTTTCATGTGAATTACAGTGGTTCCTGGCCAGGAGTGTTGATCCTGTAATAAGACAAAACATAAGACAATAATATCAGTATTGGAACTTTTGATTGGATTTGTATTTACTCACCTTTATGTACTTACCGTTGTTGATATGTATGATTGTATTTTTGGGAGAATTAATGTTGATTATATGGTACAATTGTATTTTGATTCCTATTATATATTGGGCTTTTCTATTTTATTGATTGTCTGTGTGTATTTGggtttagccctgacctggatggcccaggctagcctgatctcgtcagatctcagaagctaagcagggtcggccctggttagtatttggatgggagaccaccaaggaataccagggttgctgtgcagaagaaggcactggcaaatcccctctgttagtctcttgccgtgaaaaccccaaaaggggtcatcataagtcagctgcgacttgatggcactttacacacacacacatttgggtttaacctccaggtggtgcctggagatctcccgctattaaaactgatctccaggctcttaaccactacaccacgctggcagtggTGACTTGATCCTGTCTGACATCGATCCTTTGAAACATTCACCTTCTTATCTCCCGTCCTCCCATTTTCCCCTGTGCCGGCAGCTGCTGGGGCTTTCCTGCTTGGGTACCTGGGCGGGGGGTGTTACCGTGCCTCAATCTCAGCCAAGATGCACAGGCCCAACATCTGTTTTCTGATCTCGGACTTTGCTCTGGGACTTGCAATATGATAAAGAATGCAGACTGCTCAGTTTGGAAGCAAAGTCCATGTCCCTGCATAGCCATAAACCTCTGTTGGTGGCCTTGAGCTGAATCTCAAACTACTATCATGATTAAGCGTACAGCatagtagctttaaaaaaaatgcttgttGTGAATTCTCCGGCTCAAATAATTGCCTGATGCTTTTCTCCTGTAGGACGTGACCATATTGCACTACCAAGCCCCCAGGTTGGCGGCTTCCTGTCTGGCCTCTGCGATCCAGGGACCCCTCGCAGATGCTCTGGTACTCGATGTCGCTTGTGGCACAGGGCTTGTGGCCCAGGAGGTAATGGGGCTCCCGGCCCAGCCTCACCTGGGGTTGCATTTTAGTCTGGGCTGCTGGTCAGGCCTGGGTGTGGACGGTCGATTTGATACGTTCCTCATTTGGCAGACGAaagtcggggaggggctgtggcgtagactttccaatttcccaggGGGGGGCTGGAGCTGGACCAGAGGCAttactatgacatcatagggagaagccagtgacatcacagggaggggcctctatctatggaggcaggaccatgggggatttagggaggggctccccagaaatgtaggggggcttcaacaagtGATTgatcagacagctgaaatacaactttaacttttatctgggcatggattaggggtcactggggatgttggggggaggtagttgtgaatttcctgcattgtgcagggggttggactagatgaccctggtggtcccttccaactctatgattctatgacactgaatGTGTTTGTTCTAATTGATGTTCTTTAAATGAACTCATTAGCTATAACACTGAGATTAGTTTCCCTATAATTTGAAGCCACTGACTGTAAGGAGGAGCTCCCctcttggggaggagctgtggctcagtggtagagcatctgctcagcatgcagaaggtcccacccaggttcaatccccgtcatctctagttaaagggaccaggagagtaggtgatgtgaaagacccctgcctgagaccctggagagctgctgccggtctgagtagacaatactgactttgatgggccaagggtctgattcaggagaaggcagcttcatgtgttcatgtgtacacggTGGTCTGATCATGCCTGAACGTGCTCTCCTATCTCTTTGACTCTGTGGGTCAGAGAAGAAGGACTTCCTAGTATGGTTGTCCTtggattggtggtggtggaaagtaccgtcaagtcacagctgacaaatggcgatcccgtagggttttcaaggcaagagacattcagaggtggtttgcccctgcttgcctccacgtcacccccctggtattccttggtggtctcccatctgagtactaaccagagctgaccccatagcttccaagatatgatgagattgggctagcctggccagTCTATatacatatagaatcatagagttggaagggaccaccagggtcatctagtccaaccccctgcacattgcaggaaattcacaactacctccccctcacacccccagtgacccctgctccattcccagaagatggccaagatgccctcccctctcatgaactgcctaaggtcataggatcagcattgctgacagatggccatctagcctctgcttaaaaatctccagggaaggagagctcaccacctcccgaggaagcctgaatgtgtgtgtaaagtgtgtaaaGTGTCGAATGAACGAATGCTGCAGCTATGCAAAAGCTGGGAGTGACAGTGGCTTTGTTGCCACTATCTGTGGGGATCCCTCCCCACTGGTCCTGCCAATCTGTTTGGCACAGTGTCTCCCTCCCCCCTGGCTCCTGGGTATCTAATGTGCCTAATCCAGCATGTGACATCTGGATTGGCAGCCAGCTGGATGGTATGGTTCAAGGCCAGGATGACGTGACTCGCACCCCGTTCTCAGCTGCAGGCCAAGGGCTTCTGCCGCTTCCACGGCCTGGATGGAAGCCAAGGGATGTTGGAAAGCGCACGCCGGAAGGGGCTGTACCAGGAGCTGAAGCAGTGCGTGCTGGGCCAGGAAGCCTTGCCCGCATCCTCAGGTAACACAGCCAGGAAGGAGCTGGGcgtggggggagaggctggagCGGACAGGGAGCTCTCTCTCGGGGTCGCTTCCCGTCACTGTCTCCCCGCCTCCCACAGCTAACCATCGTTCCTTCCACCTCAGGCTTCTACGATGCCGTTCTGATCGTGGGGGCTCTCAGCGAAGGGCAGGTGCCCACCAGTGTCGTCCCAGAGCTGCTTCGTGTCGCCAAACCAGGTAGGGGCTTTGACAGGACAAGCTCAATTGCTGGAGGGGGGGTGGACCAGGGGAGGACCGGGATTTGCTGGCACAATTGGCAGAGCTGGGGTGGGCCGAAAATCCGTCCTGCCCAACACTGAACCCCTACTCTGGCCAGTGGTAGAAAGATGCAATCAGGGCATGAGTCAGCCAGGCCTGTGGTTTGTCTCTGGCAGCTGATGTtctgaggtagactgcctctgaccaCAGAGGCTCCATTCCTGACTGGTTAAAGGTGGTTTGTTTCCAGCAGCTGGTGAtctgaggtagactgcctctgaccaCAGAGGCTGCATTCCAGACTGGTTGAAGATGGTTTGTCTCCAGCTGCTGGTGATCTGAGGTAGACTGCCACTGATCACAGAGGCTCCATTCCAGACTGGTCGAAGATGGTACATTCTCTTCTGTAGCTCTTGGAAGGGTAACACTACACCCGACATCCTGAAAGACTCTGTGCTCCTTAAGTACAGAAAGCAAAGCAGGGAGcaattcccttttcctgctttcccatTTCTCTCACcttgagaagaagaggagttggatcAGGTCGAATGGCTGATCTGCAGACCACGGGAAGGGCCGTCAAATCGCTGAACTGAGCTGCAGAAAGGGAGAGCTGTTCCTCGGGGTTGACAGCCTACACTGGAGGGtcgatccttagggttgccagccccaggctgggaaatatctggagattttgggggcggagcttaaggaggacggggtttggggagggacggacttcagtggggtacaatgccgtagagtccaccttccaaagcagccattttctccaggtgtactgttctgtctcctggagatcagttgtaatagtgggaaatctccagccagcacctggagtcCATGTAATAATGTAAACCTATGCTGGAATAACAgtgttacaaacaaacaaacagcacgcTGGCTCAACTTCTCAATGATACTCAACCGTGTCAATTTATTAAACTATTCAAATAGTCATCATAACATTATTCActctgatttctgtcgcctggagatctgttgtattagtgggaaatctccagccaccacctggagtctgaGGTAAAGATAGTACAAGGCTCTTAAATGATTGCACAAAACGTATATTGACAAGTACAAAAGTGAAAGTGCTGACGTGtaacaaaggaaacttatcagTTCTATATACGGACTCAATACAAAAAAGTAGCAGAAGCTACTCCAATGACAACGACAATATGTACAAACACACAAGCCAGCTGTAATGAATGAAGATCAATTCGTGTGAATTGATCTTCATTCATTACAGCTGGCTTGTGTGTTTGTACATATTGTCGTTGTCATTGGAGTAGCTTCTGCTACTTTTTTGTATTGTCATTGGAGTAGCTTCTGCTACTTTTTTGTATTGAGTCCGTATATAGAActgataagtttcctttgttaCACTTTCACTTTTGTACTTGTCAATATACATTTTGTGCAATCATTTAAGAGCCTTGTACTATCTTTACCTCAGCCGGACTattttagtacttgtgcatatttatctcagctcAGCTCAACCACccggagtctggcaaccctatcaatcctgTTAAGGTAATCAAAATCCCAATAGTGGAGGAACATCTGGATCAGGAGAACGGCCCAGGAGAATGACCCAGATGTTGTCCTTGATGGGTtcactttggtctgatccagcaagaaaaTCGGGAATTGGTGTCGGCGGTCACTAGAGGGCGCCATAGCCCTGAAAGGCTTTTCTAAGCAGGCTGTTGACTGGGAGGTGGGAAGGTGACCGGCTGAGTTAGCACCCGGCTCTTTGGATAAGCTttccttggtcttttatgcatggccgttccACTCGCCGCCACCCCTCCGACGGTTTCGggcctttgtttggattatgcgtgccgtttccgaccggcagaggtcgcctcgctctccccctgcctttccccgcgtttggcccgcgttttcaaatttgagataaaacaagtccctgaaaacgcgggggaaatgcggggaaacgcagggggagagcgaggcgacctctgatggtcacaaACGGCATGCATAGTCGAAACGAAGACAGAAAAGGGACAAGGGCCAGAATGGATGGGTGGGTATGCTGAGGtcatggtgggtagggttgccaccctccaggtggcacctggagatctcccgctattacaatagatctccagatgatcaagatcagttcccctgaaggaagcagctgctttggagggtggaccgtatagcattgtaccctgctgaggtccctcccctccccaaaccctgccctccctaagttccatcccccaaatctccaggtatttcccaacccagagctggcatccctaatggtgGAGGTTGGGCTAGACCaaaggtgtcaaactcatttgttacaagggccggatacaacacaaatgtcacttggccgggccatgcctcgccaggccAAATGGAGAGTGGGATGTGTGGCTTACTTGGcaggctcacaggccggataagagctctcaaggggccggatctggcctctgGGCCTTACATTTGGCACCCCTTGGCTGGTCTGTCTTGCTGAGGGAATAATCGTGGTTAGCCAGGATTCTCTCCCGTCTTCCCCATAGCTCTCGGGGTGTTTGTTTGGCCTGTGGAGAGCAGAGGCAAAGTGCCCCCCACAAAGAGCCAGCTGGCCTTCAGCCCACATCCCCCCAACTCTTTCCCTCCCAGAGGGGAGATCGCACAGGTACCCTTCCAGTTCACTCTGGCTCCCTCCCTTTCCATCCCCACAAGCAAGCAAATACCTCGGAAAGATGACGAGAGGCCAAGAGGAGAAGCAGGAAGATCTGCAGTCTTGAGTCTCCCGGCTGCCCTCGCTCAGTGCTCAAGAAACAAGGAAAGGAGACATTTGGCAGTACAGAAGGCCAAACATCTACTTGCAAGGGGCCAGGTTCAGCTCCGGGGTTCCTCTTGCCAGCCTCCTTCTCCCGCCAACTTGCATTCCTGTACGGGAAAGTGTGATGTTTTCTGAATTCCTCGCCTAACAGGGGGCTTTCTGTGCCTGACCACGCGGAGCAACCGAAGCAACTTGCGGTACAAGAGCCAGATGCAGCAGCTGCTGGATGACCTGGAGCAGCGAGGACTGTGGGAAAAGGTCAAGGTGCAAGAAGTCGAACGGTGGGAGAGGGCGACGTCGGAGCAGGAAGCCATGGAGGGCTCGGACTACATTTCTGGGGTGGTCTATCTGTACAGGAAGGCTCAGACTGTCGGCTTTTGAGGGAGCCCCCTAGCCCTCTGCTTGctgcaagaccccccccccccaagaaagctTTGGTCCAGTAGGTGACAATGAGAAAGAGCTGGCATTTCTGAAGGGCTTAGCTTtttcctaggagccccgtggcgcagagtgttaagctgcagtactgcagtcaaaagctctactcacgacctgag
This portion of the Euleptes europaea isolate rEulEur1 chromosome 19, rEulEur1.hap1, whole genome shotgun sequence genome encodes:
- the METTL27 gene encoding methyltransferase-like protein 27, which translates into the protein MAASSSRSFAEVQRRVSGVHRGTDPEQQLRFYDGWAPEYEQDVTILHYQAPRLAASCLASAIQGPLADALVLDVACGTGLVAQELQAKGFCRFHGLDGSQGMLESARRKGLYQELKQCVLGQEALPASSGFYDAVLIVGALSEGQVPTSVVPELLRVAKPGGFLCLTTRSNRSNLRYKSQMQQLLDDLEQRGLWEKVKVQEVERWERATSEQEAMEGSDYISGVVYLYRKAQTVGF